The following proteins are co-located in the Syntrophales bacterium genome:
- a CDS encoding FAD-linked oxidase C-terminal domain-containing protein produces the protein MKIYIYSTLHVLKRFFREKHVGFLAICFAVDLVVESIKRNHPGLEMLIMDVAVPLSRYSDMVLFIKEMVRDFDAYVFGHAGDGNIHVAIMDDPQDEKRWDSVETVNRLIIIKALEFEGTCTGEHGVGIGKREFMDLEHGASLEIMRKLKNQLIDPSGIMNPRKMFF, from the coding sequence GTGAAAATATACATTTATTCCACTTTACATGTTTTAAAACGCTTTTTCCGTGAAAAACATGTTGGTTTTCTTGCGATCTGTTTCGCGGTCGATCTGGTGGTAGAATCCATAAAGAGGAACCACCCCGGTCTTGAAATGTTAATTATGGATGTTGCGGTACCTCTTTCCCGCTACAGTGATATGGTGTTATTTATTAAGGAGATGGTTCGGGATTTTGATGCCTATGTTTTCGGTCACGCGGGTGACGGCAACATACATGTAGCGATAATGGATGACCCTCAGGATGAGAAAAGATGGGATTCTGTGGAAACAGTAAATCGTCTTATTATCATAAAAGCCCTTGAATTTGAGGGGACATGCACGGGAGAGCATGGAGTCGGTATAGGCAAGAGAGAATTTATGGACCTGGAACACGGTGCCAGCCTTGAAATTATGCGCAAATTGAAGAATCAGCTCATTGATCCGTCAGGAATTATGAACCCCCGGAAAATGTTTTTTTAA
- a CDS encoding helix-turn-helix transcriptional regulator, whose protein sequence is METRTPFGAFFKEMRRKKGITLRKFCLEHNFDPGNISKLERGVLPPPTSRQKLEKYALALEIKEGSDEWYNFFDYAAASAGQIPSYMMSDTELVKKLPLVFRTLRGEKISPEKLDELAELIRKT, encoded by the coding sequence ATGGAGACAAGGACGCCTTTTGGAGCGTTTTTTAAAGAAATGAGGAGAAAAAAGGGGATTACTCTTCGAAAGTTTTGTTTAGAGCATAACTTTGATCCCGGCAACATCAGCAAGCTTGAAAGGGGTGTTCTGCCCCCCCCGACATCCAGGCAAAAACTTGAAAAATATGCCCTGGCACTGGAAATTAAAGAGGGCTCTGATGAGTGGTATAACTTTTTCGATTATGCGGCGGCAAGTGCAGGGCAGATACCGTCCTACATGATGAGCGATACGGAATTAGTAAAAAAGTTACCTCTCGTGTTTAGAACCCTGAGAGGAGAAAAGATCAGCCCTGAAAAACTGGACGAGCTTGCAGAACTCATACGGAAAACGTGA